Part of the Halalkalibacter krulwichiae genome is shown below.
CGAAAGATATGTATGACATGTTAAAAAATGCAGAAAGCCCTTCTGATGTAGTGCTTGAAGATGTTCCTGATGAGTTACAAGCTGTCTTTGGAAGTTTATTAGGGAGCACTATGCCTACTCAACAAGATATAAGTCAGGCTGAGTCTGCTGTGAAACAAGCAGAAATGGCACTTGAGCAGGCAAAAGGGACAGGCCAAATTGAAGCGGCTGAATCTTCTGTGAAACAAGCTGAGATATCTGTTCAGATGGCGCAGCAACAAAAAACACACTCTGTCGTTAAGGCTCCAATTTCTGGACAGGTGACTAACTTTAATGCGGTAGTAGGGGAAATGGTTTCTCCACAAGCTCCCTTGCTCCAATTGGTTCAGATGGAAAAACCAATTGTACAAATCAATGCTACTGAATCAATGCTCCCAAATTTAGAAGTAGGTCAAGAAGTTGATGTTTTTATTCATTCATTTAATCAATCGTACGCTGGGGAAATCAAGTACATTAGTCTTTTGCCTGGTGAACAGTCACGCTCATACCCAGTTGAAATTGAGCTTATAGATCCTGATGAGTCTTTACGTGTGGGGATTCACGCAGAAGTTATCATTGATACTGATATTGCAAGTGAACAAATCTTGATTCCAGTAGAGGCGGTAAGTGAAGAGAACAATGAGCAGTTTGTATTTGTGACAGAAGATGGAGAAAAAGTTGAAAGACGTGTTATCACTATTGAAAATGAAACTGCTGAATGGTATGCAGTTGAATCTGGCTTGAGTGAAGGGGAGTACATTATAGTCAAAGGAATTCATCAATTGTATGACTCTGCCCTTATTAATATTCGTAATGATATTCAAATTCAACCTGAAGAGATAGAAGAAGAGGAACAACCAGTTTCAGATGAGGAAGAAACGGAAGAAGCAAGTGACTCAGATGAAACTGACAAGTAATCGTTATATGGAGGTACTCTAGTTGAAACTGATAAAAGAATCTGTAAAGCGCCCAGTAGGGGTAATCATCCTAGCTCTTGTTATGATGATCCTAGGTGGGGTGTCATTATCTGGCTTGAAAGTTGACTTAATGCCAGATTTAGATTTGCCAATTGCAGTAGTAGCAACTCCATATAATGGTGCTGCTCCGCAAGAGGTAGAAAATTTAGTTACTCGTCCATTAGAGGGGGCGTTAAGTGCTACAGAAGGCTTAGATACTATGCAGTCTATGTCAGCGCAAAATCAATCTATTATCTTTTTAATGTACGACTTTAATACGGATTTAGATATGGTTATGTTAGATCTAAGGGAGCGAATCGATATGGTCCGGCAATCCTTGCCGGAAGGAGCTGGTTCACCAAGTGTAATGCGATTTGATCCAAACCAAATGCCCATTATGCAAATTGGCCTCTCGGCAGATATGGATCTAACTAGGCTTACTTATATTGCTGAAGAAACCGTAATTCCACGATTAGAGCGTATTCCTGGTGTTGCTCAAGTTAACTTAACGGGTGGACAGGATCGAGAAATTGTTGTTGAGCCAGATTTGGCACTTCTTCAACGATACGGAATGACGATTTCTCAATTGGCTCAATTGATCGGTGGAGAAAGCATGAGTGCATCTGCTGGCGAAGTAGAACGAGGAGGACAAGATGTACCTTTACGAATCGTCGGAGAATTTCGCTCAGTACGAGATATTGAAAATATCAATATCCTACTCCGTACAGGTGAAACAGTTAAACTTCATGAAGTAGCTGACGTGCTGGACACTTTTAGTGAGCAAAATTCGCTAGCCTATTTAAATGGAGAACCAACTTTAAGTATTGATATTTTAAAACAATCCGATGCTAATACTGTAGAAGTGTCCG
Proteins encoded:
- a CDS encoding efflux RND transporter periplasmic adaptor subunit, with the protein product MVRKKGIWLISVSIMFLLLVVGCSSQANDAPSGEEEAEAPVHPVEIMEVATGTLSNELKISGNVMAAKHMPVLPMLTGEVKAIHVKNGDTVNSGDTLLELDATDVELNIAQARAGLEAAQANLNSAKSMWDQSIKQAETQLKQTKDMYDMLKNAESPSDVVLEDVPDELQAVFGSLLGSTMPTQQDISQAESAVKQAEMALEQAKGTGQIEAAESSVKQAEISVQMAQQQKTHSVVKAPISGQVTNFNAVVGEMVSPQAPLLQLVQMEKPIVQINATESMLPNLEVGQEVDVFIHSFNQSYAGEIKYISLLPGEQSRSYPVEIELIDPDESLRVGIHAEVIIDTDIASEQILIPVEAVSEENNEQFVFVTEDGEKVERRVITIENETAEWYAVESGLSEGEYIIVKGIHQLYDSALINIRNDIQIQPEEIEEEEQPVSDEEETEEASDSDETDK